The proteins below are encoded in one region of Bosea sp. BIWAKO-01:
- a CDS encoding MFS transporter, whose protein sequence is MNVTTPVGVARRATMPVLIALSVTHLLNDMIQSLIPAIYPIIKTAYALDFGQIGLITLTFQVSASLLQPLVGLYTDKKPMPYSMVVGMGFSLFGLVGLAFASSYPLLLLAAACVGIGSSIFHPEATRMARNASGGQHGLAQGIFQVGGQTGGALGPLLAAFIIVPNGQGSLAWFSAAALTAMALMVWTAGQSARVGPRQVRGKVAGAAAPVAIPAPPLASVAPAVAILIILLFSKNAYSASFSSFYTFYLIGKFGVSVQTSQVMLFLFLGSSAAGALFGGMLGDRIGRNKIIWFSILGALPFTLVLPYADLFWTGVLTIIINLIMSSAFAAILIYAMELMPGRIGLVGGFFYGLSFGLGGIAAALLGEFADQLGIETIYRICSFLPAIGLLAWFLPTLKEPRHS, encoded by the coding sequence ATGAACGTGACTACGCCGGTCGGGGTCGCCCGTCGCGCAACAATGCCCGTGCTGATCGCGCTCAGCGTCACGCACCTGCTCAACGACATGATTCAGTCGCTGATTCCGGCGATCTATCCGATCATCAAGACCGCCTATGCGCTGGACTTCGGACAGATCGGGCTGATTACCCTGACATTTCAGGTCTCGGCCTCGCTGCTGCAGCCGCTGGTCGGTCTCTACACCGACAAGAAGCCGATGCCGTATTCGATGGTCGTCGGCATGGGGTTCTCCCTGTTCGGCCTCGTCGGCCTGGCCTTTGCCAGCAGCTATCCGCTGCTGTTGCTGGCGGCAGCCTGCGTCGGCATCGGTTCATCGATCTTTCATCCCGAGGCGACGCGGATGGCGCGCAATGCGTCCGGCGGGCAGCATGGCTTGGCACAGGGGATCTTCCAGGTCGGCGGTCAGACCGGGGGTGCCCTCGGGCCCTTGCTGGCAGCCTTCATCATCGTGCCGAACGGCCAGGGCAGCCTTGCCTGGTTCTCGGCGGCGGCACTGACCGCCATGGCGCTGATGGTCTGGACCGCAGGACAGTCCGCGCGCGTCGGTCCGCGGCAGGTGCGCGGCAAGGTCGCGGGTGCAGCCGCCCCGGTGGCGATCCCGGCACCGCCCCTGGCGAGCGTTGCTCCGGCCGTCGCAATCCTGATTATCCTGCTGTTCTCGAAGAACGCGTACAGCGCGAGCTTCAGCTCGTTCTACACCTTCTACCTGATCGGGAAGTTCGGTGTTTCCGTCCAGACCTCCCAGGTCATGCTGTTCCTGTTCCTGGGGTCCTCGGCGGCCGGCGCCCTGTTCGGCGGCATGCTCGGTGACAGGATCGGGCGCAACAAGATCATCTGGTTCTCGATCCTGGGTGCGCTGCCTTTCACGCTCGTGCTGCCCTATGCCGACCTCTTCTGGACGGGCGTCCTGACCATCATCATCAACCTGATCATGTCCAGCGCGTTTGCCGCCATCCTGATCTACGCGATGGAACTGATGCCGGGCCGTATCGGACTGGTTGGGGGCTTTTTCTACGGGCTGTCCTTCGGACTCGGTGGCATTGCGGCAGCCCTGCTCGGCGAATTTGCCGACCAGCTCGGCATCGAGACGATCTATCGAATTTGCTCGTTCCTGCCGGCGATAGGCCTGCTCGCCTGGTTCCTGCCGACCCTGAAGGAACCGCGCCATAGCTGA
- a CDS encoding S8 family serine peptidase produces the protein MGRPDGVPTRPPRYPGRYPGGASWGPAAVGVGAGIIGGLILDQASRRPVIIEDYEDEPVLRRPRRPPPDREAAPPRTHRAAPPVAPPPTRTARPAPRQPNVIVPSASERRLVNEEILFELAPNAQAEAVLRRYRATQIASRRFGLAGMTIIRARLEGGRSARSVLAQMAGDPRVASAQPNYLYALQQDEPKGGVQPAGTDVAPVLPASKPDDAEKLIVIPDLPPIPPLVSMAPKRELQPQYVVEKLHLDDLHKIARGTAIRVAVIDSGADTSHPELQGVLAGSFDALGGEGQPDAHGTAMAAAILAQAQLQGVAPGARLLAARAFSGAAAAGPANGTTFHILAALDWAAGEGARVLNLSFAGPQDRLLSRSLAGAKTKGMVAVAAAGNGGAKAAPLYPAADPNVIAVTATDADDKPFSGANRGDYIAVAAPGVDVLAAEPQGRYAFSSGTSIAAAHVSGLVALLLEKRPELGLDDVRRLLSESAVDLGGRGKDPVFGAGRVDGQAALSRVLPVSTARP, from the coding sequence GTGGGGCGTCCTGATGGGGTTCCGACCCGTCCGCCGCGCTATCCCGGACGCTATCCGGGCGGCGCTAGCTGGGGGCCTGCGGCCGTCGGTGTCGGAGCAGGCATCATCGGCGGGCTGATCCTGGATCAAGCGAGCCGCCGGCCGGTCATTATCGAGGATTATGAGGATGAGCCGGTGTTGCGCAGGCCGCGGCGGCCGCCACCGGATCGGGAGGCGGCGCCGCCCCGGACGCATCGCGCCGCGCCTCCCGTCGCTCCGCCGCCGACCCGAACAGCCCGGCCGGCCCCGCGCCAGCCCAATGTGATCGTGCCGTCGGCCTCCGAGCGGAGATTGGTCAATGAGGAGATCCTGTTCGAGCTTGCGCCGAATGCGCAGGCCGAGGCGGTGCTGCGCCGTTATCGCGCGACGCAGATTGCCAGCCGGCGCTTCGGGCTGGCCGGCATGACCATCATCCGTGCGCGCCTCGAGGGCGGCCGCAGCGCCAGGAGCGTGCTCGCCCAGATGGCGGGCGATCCGCGCGTCGCCAGTGCCCAGCCAAATTATCTCTATGCCTTGCAGCAGGACGAGCCGAAGGGCGGCGTCCAGCCGGCGGGCACGGATGTTGCGCCGGTACTGCCAGCAAGCAAGCCTGACGATGCCGAAAAACTGATCGTCATCCCGGATCTTCCACCGATCCCGCCACTTGTCTCGATGGCGCCGAAGCGCGAGCTGCAACCGCAATATGTGGTCGAGAAGCTGCATCTCGACGATCTGCACAAGATCGCGCGCGGTACGGCGATCCGCGTGGCCGTAATCGATTCCGGCGCCGATACGAGCCATCCGGAGCTGCAGGGTGTTCTTGCCGGCTCATTCGATGCGCTCGGCGGGGAAGGTCAACCCGATGCGCATGGCACTGCGATGGCGGCGGCGATCCTCGCGCAGGCACAGTTGCAGGGTGTCGCTCCAGGCGCGCGGCTTCTTGCGGCGCGCGCCTTCTCGGGAGCGGCGGCGGCGGGGCCCGCCAATGGCACGACCTTCCATATCCTGGCGGCGCTCGACTGGGCGGCAGGCGAGGGCGCCCGTGTTCTCAATCTGAGCTTTGCCGGCCCGCAGGACCGGCTGCTCTCACGCTCGCTCGCAGGGGCCAAGACCAAGGGCATGGTCGCGGTCGCGGCCGCGGGCAATGGCGGAGCCAAGGCGGCGCCGCTCTATCCCGCTGCCGATCCGAATGTCATTGCCGTCACCGCGACCGATGCGGACGACAAGCCGTTCTCCGGGGCCAATCGCGGGGACTACATCGCTGTTGCCGCACCGGGAGTCGATGTCCTCGCGGCGGAGCCGCAAGGACGCTACGCCTTTTCGTCAGGCACCTCGATCGCAGCGGCCCATGTCTCGGGGCTCGTGGCGCTGCTGCTCGAGAAGCGTCCGGAACTCGGCCTTGACGATGTGCGCAGGCTCCTCAGCGAAAGCGCCGTCGATCTCGGCGGCAGGGGCAAGGATCCTGTCTTCGGAGCGGGCCGGGTCGATGGACAGGCGGCCCTGTCGCGCGTCCTGCCGGTGTCGACGGCTCGCCCCTGA
- a CDS encoding ABC transporter substrate-binding protein, with protein sequence MKRRTFLKGAVAAGLGSTSLTSLARAQAGRSTLMKFVPQANLSALDPIWTTATVTNNHGYYVFDTLFGADMDFKPQPQMAERHEVLNDGKTWRITLREGLVFHDGAPVKAADCVASLKRWCQRDPYGQLLAKVVEAWQVVDDRVFEIKLTRAFPTMLEALAKVDTPPFIMPERLAVTDASKQVTEMVGSGPYRFIPGEYVSGSRVVYEKFAGYKPRTEPASRNAGGKIGHFERVEWQVLPDPATAASALMKGEVDWWERPLTDLQPLLASNPEIRREATDTSGRMAIMRLNHLHPPFNNPKVRQAVRMAVNQEDYMQATQGDDTTLWQTCRSLWPRGTPYYTGEQEDLMPQSLDKAKAALAASGYAGEKVVIISPTDFPDIGPLGQVTGELLQRLGMNVQMADSDWGTVVQRRGNRESVEKGGWSIFHTTGPAVGWSNPALSLLVRGQGAKGWFGWWESESAEKLAEEWLYAADAAGQKKAAVALARLALEEVATIPLGQFVIRTAYRKSLTGMLPGSAPYPWGLRRA encoded by the coding sequence TTGAAGCGCCGTACATTCTTGAAGGGGGCCGTTGCAGCCGGCCTCGGCAGTACCTCGTTGACGTCTCTCGCCCGGGCCCAGGCCGGGCGCTCCACCCTGATGAAATTCGTGCCGCAGGCCAATCTGAGCGCGCTCGACCCGATCTGGACCACTGCGACCGTGACCAATAATCACGGTTACTATGTCTTCGACACGCTCTTCGGCGCCGATATGGACTTCAAGCCCCAGCCGCAAATGGCTGAGCGGCACGAGGTGCTGAACGATGGCAAGACCTGGCGCATCACGCTTCGTGAGGGGCTGGTGTTCCATGACGGCGCGCCGGTCAAGGCTGCCGATTGCGTCGCCAGCCTGAAGCGCTGGTGCCAGCGCGACCCCTACGGCCAGTTGCTGGCCAAGGTGGTCGAAGCCTGGCAGGTCGTCGATGACCGGGTCTTCGAGATCAAGCTGACGCGCGCCTTCCCGACCATGCTCGAGGCGCTCGCCAAGGTCGATACGCCGCCCTTCATCATGCCCGAACGGCTGGCCGTGACCGATGCCAGCAAGCAGGTGACGGAGATGGTGGGTTCCGGCCCCTACCGGTTCATCCCGGGGGAGTATGTCTCCGGCAGCCGGGTGGTCTACGAGAAATTCGCCGGCTACAAGCCGCGCACCGAACCGGCTAGCCGCAATGCCGGTGGCAAGATCGGCCATTTCGAGCGGGTGGAATGGCAGGTCCTGCCCGATCCCGCGACCGCGGCTTCGGCCCTGATGAAGGGCGAGGTCGACTGGTGGGAGCGTCCGCTGACCGACCTCCAGCCGCTGCTTGCGAGCAATCCCGAGATCAGGCGGGAGGCGACGGACACCTCCGGTCGGATGGCGATCATGCGGCTGAACCACCTGCATCCGCCCTTCAACAATCCCAAGGTGCGCCAGGCCGTTCGCATGGCGGTCAACCAGGAGGATTACATGCAGGCGACGCAGGGCGACGACACCACGCTCTGGCAGACCTGCCGCAGCCTCTGGCCGCGCGGCACGCCCTATTATACCGGCGAGCAGGAAGACCTGATGCCGCAAAGCCTGGACAAGGCGAAGGCAGCCTTGGCGGCGTCCGGTTATGCCGGCGAGAAGGTCGTCATCATCAGCCCCACCGATTTCCCCGATATCGGCCCACTCGGGCAGGTCACCGGTGAATTGCTGCAGCGCCTCGGCATGAATGTGCAGATGGCCGACAGCGACTGGGGGACGGTCGTGCAGCGTCGCGGCAATCGCGAAAGCGTCGAAAAGGGCGGCTGGAGCATCTTTCACACCACCGGCCCGGCGGTGGGCTGGAGCAACCCCGCCCTGTCGCTGCTCGTCCGTGGTCAGGGAGCCAAGGGCTGGTTCGGCTGGTGGGAGAGCGAGAGCGCCGAGAAACTGGCCGAGGAGTGGCTCTACGCCGCCGATGCGGCTGGCCAGAAGAAGGCTGCCGTTGCCCTGGCGCGGCTGGCGCTCGAGGAGGTCGCGACCATCCCGCTCGGCCAGTTCGTCATTCGCACGGCCTATCGCAAGAGCCTGACCGGCATGCTGCCGGGCTCTGCGCCTTATCCCTGGGGCCTGCGCCGGGCCTGA
- a CDS encoding gamma-glutamyltransferase, which yields MAVAKSARETVYRTQNWNLTKPSARGKNGIVVSQNREAAAAGAAILDAGGNAADAAVAACFALAAVEPWNSGLGGIGFAVVLKAGERRAQVIDFGPVAPRRADPADYPLTGAIKKDLFTWPEVVDDRNIHGPLSFCIPSSVAGYAALKQHFGSGLPVSDLLAPAIALARRGLAQDWYTTLKIASSASVLRLYEESARIYLPGGLPPVPPYQGVPGFMRLGNLAATLERLAEAGLRDFYEGETARRLAADIAAVGGVVDATDLAGCEATVRQAPVIDWRGTHVLHTAGGLTAAPTLATVVEGMATVAPPAGGPDAAWFAKLSTVMREAYAERLAGLGAAQAAPEPADTCTTHLTVVDGEGNLVAITTTLLSSMGSRVVLPETGVLMNNGMMWFDPRPGSANAITPGARPLCNMCPVVVTPKDGNWPRFAMGASGGRRILASVYQSLAWTLDFGMDVDEAAHAPRIDVSGPDSTSADCRLPDDVLDALEVAGPVSIVEHGVLPINFACPNLIRADTDGAEGCSDLVSPWSAAVAAGPAA from the coding sequence ATGGCCGTTGCCAAGAGCGCGCGTGAGACTGTCTACCGGACGCAGAACTGGAACCTGACCAAGCCCTCGGCGCGCGGAAAGAACGGCATTGTCGTCTCGCAGAACCGCGAGGCAGCCGCAGCCGGCGCAGCGATCCTGGATGCTGGCGGCAATGCCGCAGACGCCGCCGTCGCTGCCTGCTTCGCGCTCGCCGCGGTCGAACCCTGGAACAGCGGTCTCGGCGGCATCGGCTTCGCGGTCGTGCTGAAGGCCGGTGAGCGGCGCGCGCAGGTCATCGATTTCGGCCCCGTCGCACCCCGCCGCGCCGACCCGGCGGACTACCCGCTGACCGGTGCGATCAAGAAGGACCTCTTCACCTGGCCGGAGGTGGTGGACGACCGCAATATCCACGGACCGCTCTCCTTCTGCATCCCTTCGTCGGTTGCCGGCTATGCGGCGCTGAAACAGCATTTCGGCAGCGGGCTGCCGGTCTCCGACCTCCTCGCCCCTGCGATCGCGCTCGCCCGGCGCGGGCTGGCTCAGGACTGGTACACGACGCTGAAGATCGCCTCCTCGGCCTCGGTCTTGCGGCTCTATGAAGAAAGCGCCCGCATCTATCTGCCTGGCGGCCTGCCCCCGGTACCGCCCTATCAGGGCGTTCCGGGCTTCATGAGGCTCGGCAATCTTGCAGCCACCCTGGAGCGCCTGGCCGAGGCGGGCTTGCGCGACTTCTACGAAGGCGAAACCGCAAGGCGCCTCGCAGCCGACATCGCGGCAGTGGGCGGGGTCGTCGATGCGACCGACCTCGCAGGCTGCGAAGCGACCGTCCGGCAGGCTCCCGTGATCGACTGGCGCGGAACGCATGTGCTCCACACGGCCGGCGGGCTGACCGCCGCCCCGACGCTCGCCACCGTGGTCGAAGGCATGGCCACAGTCGCTCCGCCGGCGGGAGGCCCGGACGCCGCCTGGTTCGCAAAGCTCTCGACGGTGATGCGCGAGGCCTATGCCGAGCGCCTCGCCGGTCTCGGCGCCGCACAAGCTGCACCGGAACCGGCCGACACCTGCACCACGCATCTGACCGTGGTCGATGGCGAGGGCAATCTTGTCGCCATTACCACCACGCTGCTCTCGTCGATGGGCAGCCGCGTCGTGCTGCCCGAGACCGGCGTGCTGATGAACAACGGCATGATGTGGTTCGATCCGCGCCCCGGCAGCGCCAATGCGATCACCCCCGGCGCGCGACCGCTCTGCAACATGTGCCCGGTCGTGGTGACGCCGAAGGACGGCAACTGGCCGCGGTTTGCCATGGGCGCCTCGGGCGGCCGGCGCATCCTCGCCAGCGTCTACCAGAGCCTGGCCTGGACGCTCGATTTCGGCATGGACGTCGACGAGGCCGCCCATGCGCCGCGCATCGACGTCTCCGGGCCGGATTCGACCAGCGCCGATTGCCGCCTGCCCGACGATGTTCTCGATGCGCTGGAAGTGGCCGGGCCGGTCTCGATCGTCGAGCACGGGGTACTGCCGATCAACTTCGCCTGCCCGAATCTGATCCGCGCCGACACCGACGGCGCAGAAGGCTGCAGCGATCTCGTATCGCCCTGGTCGGCCGCGGTCGCGGCAGGCCCTGCGGCCTGA
- a CDS encoding cupin domain-containing protein, producing the protein MSVDVGARLRFIRQKYNLSQRTLARRVGIANSSISLIESNSISPSVGVLKRILDGIPIGLSEFFSMEPDRPQQTFYQASELVEIGKGGISYRQVGESLFGRALQILKERYEPGTDTGRVLLAHDGEEGGIVLIGRLEVTVEDQRRILGPGDAYYFDSRRPHRFRCVGPVACEVVSACTPPSF; encoded by the coding sequence GTGTCTGTGGACGTAGGTGCGCGCCTGAGATTCATCCGACAGAAATACAATTTATCGCAACGCACGCTCGCAAGGCGTGTTGGCATAGCCAATTCGTCAATATCGCTGATCGAATCGAATTCCATTAGCCCATCTGTTGGGGTCCTGAAGCGAATTCTCGATGGAATCCCCATTGGACTCAGCGAATTCTTCTCAATGGAGCCCGACAGGCCACAACAGACCTTCTATCAAGCCAGTGAATTGGTTGAGATCGGCAAGGGCGGGATTTCGTATAGGCAGGTGGGCGAGAGCCTGTTCGGTCGCGCACTTCAAATCCTGAAGGAACGCTACGAACCAGGGACCGACACGGGTCGTGTGCTGCTCGCCCATGATGGCGAAGAGGGCGGAATTGTCCTCATTGGCCGGCTGGAGGTCACAGTCGAGGATCAACGCCGAATACTGGGACCCGGCGATGCGTATTATTTCGATAGCCGACGGCCGCATCGGTTTCGATGCGTGGGGCCCGTTGCCTGCGAAGTTGTGAGCGCCTGCACGCCGCCATCGTTTTAG
- a CDS encoding sigma-70 family RNA polymerase sigma factor, which produces MHTESDEDLVKRIASGDRLAMKVLFSRHQVHVYRFALRLVRDETVAEDVISDVFMDLWRQADRFEARASVTTWLLAITRNKAYSLLRKRREAGLDDEFAETIEDEADDPEIVLQKQDKGLAIRACLGKLSLEHREVIDLVYYHETSVEEVARIVGIPENTVKTRLFHARKKLGELLNAAGIDRGWP; this is translated from the coding sequence ATGCATACCGAGTCCGACGAAGACCTCGTCAAGCGGATCGCCTCTGGCGACCGGCTCGCGATGAAGGTGCTGTTCTCGCGGCACCAGGTGCATGTCTATCGTTTCGCGCTGCGGCTCGTGCGCGACGAGACGGTGGCGGAGGATGTGATCAGTGACGTCTTCATGGACCTCTGGCGGCAGGCGGACCGGTTCGAGGCGCGCGCCAGCGTCACGACCTGGCTCCTCGCCATCACCCGCAACAAGGCCTACTCGCTGCTGCGCAAGCGGCGCGAGGCTGGCCTCGACGACGAATTCGCCGAAACCATCGAGGACGAGGCGGACGATCCTGAAATCGTGCTGCAGAAGCAGGACAAGGGTCTCGCGATCAGGGCCTGCCTCGGGAAACTCAGCCTCGAACACCGCGAGGTCATCGATCTCGTCTATTATCACGAGACCTCCGTGGAGGAGGTGGCGCGGATCGTCGGCATCCCCGAGAACACCGTCAAGACGCGGCTCTTCCATGCCCGCAAGAAGCTGGGCGAGCTGCTCAACGCCGCCGGGATCGATCGGGGCTGGCCATGA
- a CDS encoding amidase produces MSEPCDLSAVEARALIGAKSLSASELLDSCIRRIDAVDPAVNAMVARDDVRARAAARKADEATMRGDALGALHGLPVGIKDLENVAGLRTTYGSPLFRDFVPPEDQLIVASVRKAGAIIAGKTNTPEWGAGANTRNAVYGVTGNPFDPSKSAAGSSGGSGVVLATNMVPIATGSDTGGSLRNPAAFNGVVGFRPTPGLVPSDKRPFGWNPLSVLGPMARTVPDLCLLLSAMVSDDACDPLATTIVGQTVRKPGDFARPAEIDLASLKVALTPDFGFAPTERHIREVFAEKTGLFNQLFAVADEATPDCSGTDETFEVLRSLSFLASMHERVRDTPELVGPNVRANVEEGLRYSALDVTQALKQQTVLYKNWQSFFSRFDVILSPAVTLSPRPWSELYPAEIDGKATRTYFHWLALAYAVTVVGHPAISLPVGLDRNGMPFGLQIVGPRGGDAKVLAVAAALERVLAGDPRTARPVPDIAALAKAQRLSDSPGFLGFD; encoded by the coding sequence TTGAGCGAACCTTGCGATCTCAGCGCCGTCGAGGCGCGCGCCCTGATCGGGGCGAAGTCCCTGTCCGCCAGCGAATTGCTGGACAGCTGCATCCGTCGCATCGATGCCGTCGACCCCGCCGTCAATGCCATGGTTGCGCGCGATGACGTGCGCGCGCGAGCGGCAGCGCGGAAAGCCGATGAGGCGACGATGCGCGGCGATGCGCTCGGCGCCCTGCATGGCCTGCCGGTCGGCATCAAGGATCTCGAGAATGTCGCCGGCTTGCGGACGACCTATGGCAGCCCGCTGTTTCGTGACTTCGTGCCGCCCGAGGACCAGTTGATCGTCGCCTCGGTTCGCAAGGCTGGCGCCATCATCGCCGGAAAGACCAACACGCCGGAATGGGGCGCCGGCGCGAACACGCGCAATGCGGTCTATGGCGTCACCGGCAATCCGTTCGATCCCTCGAAATCGGCAGCCGGCTCCTCCGGTGGGTCCGGCGTCGTGCTGGCAACCAACATGGTGCCGATCGCAACCGGCTCGGATACGGGCGGCTCGCTACGCAATCCGGCCGCCTTCAACGGCGTCGTCGGCTTCCGGCCGACACCGGGGCTGGTCCCGAGCGACAAGCGGCCCTTCGGCTGGAACCCGCTGAGCGTGCTGGGCCCGATGGCCAGGACCGTGCCCGACCTCTGCCTGCTGCTCTCGGCCATGGTCTCGGACGACGCCTGCGATCCGCTGGCGACGACGATCGTCGGCCAGACCGTGCGCAAACCGGGGGATTTCGCGCGACCGGCCGAGATCGACCTCGCTTCGCTGAAAGTCGCGCTGACGCCCGATTTCGGCTTCGCGCCGACCGAGCGGCATATCCGCGAGGTCTTTGCCGAGAAGACCGGGCTGTTCAATCAGCTCTTTGCCGTCGCTGATGAGGCAACGCCCGATTGCAGCGGCACGGACGAAACCTTCGAGGTCTTGCGCTCGCTCTCCTTCCTGGCCTCGATGCATGAGCGGGTGCGCGATACGCCCGAACTGGTCGGCCCCAATGTCCGCGCCAATGTCGAGGAGGGTCTGCGCTACAGCGCGCTCGACGTCACCCAGGCGCTGAAGCAGCAGACCGTGCTCTACAAGAACTGGCAGAGCTTCTTCTCGCGCTTCGACGTCATCCTGTCGCCGGCGGTCACGCTGAGTCCGCGCCCCTGGAGCGAGCTCTATCCCGCCGAGATCGATGGCAAGGCAACGCGAACCTATTTCCACTGGCTGGCACTGGCCTATGCCGTCACCGTGGTCGGTCACCCCGCGATCTCGCTGCCGGTCGGGCTCGATCGCAACGGCATGCCGTTTGGGTTGCAGATCGTCGGGCCGCGCGGCGGCGACGCCAAGGTGCTTGCCGTTGCTGCTGCCTTGGAGCGCGTACTGGCCGGCGATCCCCGTACGGCGCGTCCGGTGCCGGACATCGCCGCGCTGGCGAAGGCTCAACGCCTGAGCGACAGTCCAGGGTTCCTGGGGTTCGACTGA
- a CDS encoding aspartate aminotransferase family protein has translation MTANPPPASLQNARSLDSYWMPFTANRQFKAAPRLLASAQGMHYTTDDGRKVVDGTAGLWCVNAGHGRRQITEAVERQLSTLDYAPSFQMGHTIAFDFAERLAALAPGAGDAKLDRVFFTGSGSESVDTALKIAIAYQRAIGQGTRTRLIGRERGYHGVGFGGISVGGLVNNRRVFPQLPGSDHLRHTHDLTRNAYTKGHPEHGAELADDLERLVALHGAETIAAVIVEPVAGSTGVLLPPKGYLQRLREIATRHGILLIFDEVITGFGRLGTPFAADYFGVVPDIMTTAKGLTNGAVPMGAVFASRKVHDGLMTGPEAAIELFHGYTYSGHPIACAAGLATLDIYAEEGLLTRAAELAAKWQEAMHSLRGAPHVVDIRTIGLVVGIELESRAGAIGARAYDIFVDCFEKGLLIRVTGDIIALSPPLIVEPGQIDDMVSLLDEALKRAA, from the coding sequence ATGACCGCAAATCCTCCGCCAGCCTCATTGCAGAACGCCCGCTCGCTCGACAGCTACTGGATGCCCTTTACCGCCAACCGGCAGTTCAAGGCCGCGCCGCGGCTCCTCGCCTCAGCCCAGGGCATGCACTACACGACCGATGATGGTCGCAAGGTGGTCGACGGCACGGCCGGGCTCTGGTGCGTCAACGCCGGACATGGCCGTCGCCAGATCACGGAAGCGGTCGAGCGCCAGCTTTCGACCCTCGATTATGCGCCGTCCTTCCAGATGGGGCACACGATCGCCTTCGACTTCGCCGAGCGCCTCGCCGCCCTGGCGCCAGGAGCCGGAGACGCGAAACTCGATCGCGTCTTCTTCACAGGTTCGGGCTCGGAATCAGTCGATACGGCTCTCAAGATCGCCATCGCCTATCAGCGCGCGATCGGGCAGGGGACGCGAACCCGCCTGATCGGCCGCGAGCGCGGCTATCACGGCGTCGGCTTCGGCGGCATTTCGGTCGGTGGACTGGTCAATAACCGGCGCGTCTTCCCGCAGCTTCCGGGCAGCGATCACCTGCGCCATACGCATGACCTTACCCGCAATGCCTATACGAAGGGGCACCCGGAGCACGGCGCCGAGCTTGCCGACGATCTCGAGCGCCTGGTCGCGCTGCATGGGGCGGAGACGATTGCGGCGGTGATCGTCGAGCCCGTCGCAGGCTCGACCGGCGTTCTGTTGCCGCCGAAGGGCTATCTGCAGCGTCTGCGCGAGATTGCGACGCGTCACGGCATCCTGCTGATCTTCGACGAGGTCATCACGGGGTTCGGCCGTCTCGGCACGCCCTTTGCGGCCGACTATTTCGGAGTGGTGCCCGACATCATGACGACGGCCAAGGGCCTGACCAATGGTGCAGTGCCGATGGGCGCCGTTTTCGCCAGCCGCAAGGTGCATGATGGCCTGATGACCGGTCCGGAGGCTGCTATCGAGCTGTTCCATGGCTACACCTACTCCGGCCACCCGATCGCCTGCGCCGCTGGTCTCGCGACGCTCGACATCTATGCCGAAGAGGGGCTCCTGACGCGCGCCGCGGAGCTTGCGGCGAAATGGCAGGAGGCGATGCACAGCCTCAGGGGCGCTCCCCATGTCGTTGATATCCGCACCATCGGCCTCGTCGTCGGCATCGAGCTCGAATCGCGCGCTGGAGCGATCGGGGCGCGGGCCTATGACATCTTCGTCGACTGCTTCGAGAAGGGGCTGCTGATCCGCGTCACCGGCGACATCATCGCCCTGTCGCCACCGCTGATCGTCGAGCCGGGGCAGATCGACGACATGGTGTCGCTGCTCGACGAAGCCCTGAAGCGCGCGGCCTAG